Below is a window of Flavobacterium sp. N2820 DNA.
AAGAACACCAAAAGAAAATAACTTAATAGTTTTCTTTTCTCATAAAATGGTCCAGAAGGTTTTTTAGGATGAATAAAATTTCTCTTTCCATCGGCATCAATGGTAGATATGGTATCTCTAAAACTTTCGTCTGGTAAATTTGACATGATACTTTTTATTTTAGTTTAAAAAAGGCTTTGAGAGATTCTCAAAACCTTTTTTTTGACTGCTTATTATTATTTTGCAGGAGCTGCTATTATTTTTGTTGAATCCACTACAGTTGTTGCTGTTGGTGCAACAGCAGCTGTTTCTTTCCAAACTTCTCCTTCTGCAGCTTTAGCGCCAGCAGGTTTGGTGCCTTTTAATGTTAAAATATAACTAGCAACACTTTGAATATCTGTTGAAGATAAATTTCCTTTCCAAGCAACCATTGAAGCATTGTTTTTACTTCCTTCAGAAATAATCTTGAAAACATTTTTAATACCACCTCCGTTAATCCAATGTTCATCTGTTAAATTAGGCCCTACTAAACCTCCACCATCAGCTTTATGACATGCTGCACAAGCATTTGTGAAAATTTCTTTGCCCTTTGCTAAACTTGTGGCGTCTGTTACAGCAACTACCGTTTCATAACTTACTTCATCAGCTGCACTTTTTGGTAATTTTGATTTCTCTAATGCTGCTAATTCAACTTCATTTATAAATTCTTGTTCCTGATCGTATTCATTAACGATATGAAAACGTACCATATAAACCAAAGCAAATATTATCGTACCATAGAATAAATAAACCCACCATGGTGGCAAAACATTATCTAGTTCTTTGATACCATCATAATCATGATCTAACATAATGTCTTCTTCTCTTTCCATTTCTTTAGAACGAGTAAGTTTACTAACAATACTTTGATACCATTTACTTTCTGTAAAAGAGACTGATTGCGCCTCTGCTAATTGTTTCTTTTGTTCATCTGTTAATAAATGATACGTTACTTTATCAACAGCATCGATTACGATTTCTATTGCAATTAATAAAAACAAGAATACTCCCAAAAATAAAGCTACCATTGGAAACTTTATAAAAGCTGGCCTGTCTCCTGAATCGATAAAATATTCCAAAGCTGCAAATACAAATGCAAACAGTAATGGAACTCTTACGTATGATGGAATTAATTTTTTCATTTGTAGAAAATTTTGATGTTATGAGAACCTGAACAACCATAAAATAAAGCTTTATGGTTGTTTCAGCTTCAGTAAATTATAATTATGACTATTCGTCGTTTAATGGCATTTGGCTAATTTCTTTGATTTTATCTTTACTATAGGTAAAAGCCCATACTGTGAACAATACAAATGCAGTAAAGAAAATTGTCAATGAAATGATTGGATAAATATCTACTCCTTCAATAGTTTCCAAATTATGTTTGATAAACTTTAGCATAATTATTGTTTTTTAACTTGAGTATCAGTACCTAATCTTTGTAAGTAAGCTATAAGCGCTACAATCTCTCTATCTTTCAATGGTGATGTTGTTTGAGCTCCAAAAGATTTTTTAATATCTGGATTGGCTAATAAATTAGCTTCAATTTTTGTAGCTTGTTCATCCATATGTTTCAATGCATTATTGATTTCAGCTTCAGTGTAAGGAACCCCTAATGTAACCATAGCTTTCATCTTATCTTGCGTTGATGATTTGTCAAGTTCATCTTTAATTAACCACTGGTATCTTGGCATAATAGATTTCTCATTTAAACCTTGTGGATCATACATATGGTTAAAGTGCCATACATCATCTCTACCACCATTGAATGGTTTTCCTTTTACTCCTTCACGAGCTAAATCTGGACCAGTACGTTTTGAACCCCATAAGAATGGATGATCATAAACAAATTCTCCTGCTTTAGAATAGTCACCATAACGCTCTACTTCTGAACGGAATGGACGAACCATTTGTGAGTGACATCCCACACAACCTTCACGGATGTATAAATCTCTACCTTCTAATTCAAGAGGAGTATATGGTTTTACAGCTGATATAGTTGGAATGTTTGATTTTACTAAAATGGTTGGTAAAATTTGAATTAATCCACCAATTAAAATCGCAACTGTTGTTAATAACATAAATTGAACTGGTTTTCTTTCTAACCAAGAGTGAAGTTTTTCACCTTTTAAACGATTCGGAGAAATTACAGCTAAGGCTGGAGCTTCAGCAAGTTCATTTTCTACAGGAGAGCCTTGAATTACTGTTCTTATAATATTGTAAACCAACACAATAACTCCAGTTAAATATAAAGTACCACCAATTGCACGCATCCAATACATTGGCATAATTTCAGTAACCGTTTCTAGAAAATTTCCATATTGTAAAGCACCACCGTCTGGTTTAAATTGTTTCCACATAGAAGCTTGTAAAAAACCAGCAACATACATTGGAAGAGAATATAAAATAATACCTAAGGTACCAATCCAAAAATGGAAATTTGCTAATTTTTCAGAGAATAATTTTGTTTTGGTCATTCGTGGGATTAACCAATAGATCATACCAAATGATAAGAAACCATTCCAAGCCAAGGCACCTACGTGTACGTGAGCAATAATCCAATCCGTAAAGTGAGCAATAGCGTTTACGTTTTTTAAAGATAACATTGGACCTTCAAAAGTTGCCATTCCATACCCTGTAATTGCTACTACGAAGAATTTCAATACTGCATCAGTACGAACTTTATCCCAAACACCTCTTAATGTTAATAATCCATTAATCATACCTCCCCAAGATGGAGCAATCAACATTACAGAGAAAACAACTCCTAAGTTTTGAGCCCAATCTGGTAAAGCTGTGTATAATAAGTGGTGAGGTCCAGCCCAAATATAAATGAAGATTAACGACCAAAAGTGAATAATTGATAATCTATACGAGTATACCGGACGGTTAGCTACTTTTGGCACAAAATAATACATCATACCTAAGAAAGGAGTAGTTAAGAAAAATGCTACTGCATTATGACCATACCACCATTGAACTAAGGCATCTTGAACACCAGCATAAACTGAATACGATTTCATTGCTGAAACTGGTAACTCTAAACTATTAAAAATATGAAGTACTGCAACCGTAACAAACGTAGCAATATAGAACCAAATTGCTACATAAATATGGCGTTCTCTTCTTTTAATGATGGTTCCAATCATATTGATACCAAAAACCACCCAAATTAAGGCAATTGCAATATCTATTGGCCATTCTAATTCTGCATACTCTTTAGAAGTAGAATAACCTAATGGTAAGGATATTGCTGCAGCAACAATAATTAACTGCCATCCCCAAAAGTGAATTTTACTTAAAAGGTCGCTAAACATTCTAGTTTTTAATAAACGCTGCATTGAGTAATAAACCCCTGCAAACATTGCGTTTCCAACGAAGGCAAAAATGACCGCATTGGTGTGTAAAGGTCTTAAGCGCCCAAAACTTAAAAACGAAACGCCGCTTGTTAAGTTTGGAAACAAAAATAGGAACGCTAAAATTAGCCCTACCAACATCC
It encodes the following:
- a CDS encoding CcoQ/FixQ family Cbb3-type cytochrome c oxidase assembly chaperone, with product MLKFIKHNLETIEGVDIYPIISLTIFFTAFVLFTVWAFTYSKDKIKEISQMPLNDE
- a CDS encoding cbb3-type cytochrome c oxidase N-terminal domain-containing protein, yielding MKKLIPSYVRVPLLFAFVFAALEYFIDSGDRPAFIKFPMVALFLGVFLFLLIAIEIVIDAVDKVTYHLLTDEQKKQLAEAQSVSFTESKWYQSIVSKLTRSKEMEREEDIMLDHDYDGIKELDNVLPPWWVYLFYGTIIFALVYMVRFHIVNEYDQEQEFINEVELAALEKSKLPKSAADEVSYETVVAVTDATSLAKGKEIFTNACAACHKADGGGLVGPNLTDEHWINGGGIKNVFKIISEGSKNNASMVAWKGNLSSTDIQSVASYILTLKGTKPAGAKAAEGEVWKETAAVAPTATTVVDSTKIIAAPAK
- the ccoN gene encoding cytochrome-c oxidase, cbb3-type subunit I; the protein is MEKQQFYYDNKIVRNFIYASIVFGVVGMLVGLILAFLFLFPNLTSGVSFLSFGRLRPLHTNAVIFAFVGNAMFAGVYYSMQRLLKTRMFSDLLSKIHFWGWQLIIVAAAISLPLGYSTSKEYAELEWPIDIAIALIWVVFGINMIGTIIKRRERHIYVAIWFYIATFVTVAVLHIFNSLELPVSAMKSYSVYAGVQDALVQWWYGHNAVAFFLTTPFLGMMYYFVPKVANRPVYSYRLSIIHFWSLIFIYIWAGPHHLLYTALPDWAQNLGVVFSVMLIAPSWGGMINGLLTLRGVWDKVRTDAVLKFFVVAITGYGMATFEGPMLSLKNVNAIAHFTDWIIAHVHVGALAWNGFLSFGMIYWLIPRMTKTKLFSEKLANFHFWIGTLGIILYSLPMYVAGFLQASMWKQFKPDGGALQYGNFLETVTEIMPMYWMRAIGGTLYLTGVIVLVYNIIRTVIQGSPVENELAEAPALAVISPNRLKGEKLHSWLERKPVQFMLLTTVAILIGGLIQILPTILVKSNIPTISAVKPYTPLELEGRDLYIREGCVGCHSQMVRPFRSEVERYGDYSKAGEFVYDHPFLWGSKRTGPDLAREGVKGKPFNGGRDDVWHFNHMYDPQGLNEKSIMPRYQWLIKDELDKSSTQDKMKAMVTLGVPYTEAEINNALKHMDEQATKIEANLLANPDIKKSFGAQTTSPLKDREIVALIAYLQRLGTDTQVKKQ